One genomic region from Ptychodera flava strain L36383 chromosome 5, AS_Pfla_20210202, whole genome shotgun sequence encodes:
- the LOC139133171 gene encoding galactosylceramide sulfotransferase-like: MKPRTGLLCDRRNKRGLRKTFGMILLAMGCFTLYVIKGNSTSDDVEKTVSNRANSRSNTSQASTQFLLTRSSIRIPCKPVRNFVFLKTMKTGGSTVASILHRHAIKNDLVLVTAQDSRPSILPDKSLSKPALKYLRYNCSDFPGYNYIANHVHYNRQAMDSVIPDAKYFTILRSPYDQRRSQFYYTSKDTEYSNNRNPFETYLNELKADYVRDGQLIRVMRNGTSQFHTLGFLPKYHTNDTAVALKLIELERELDLVMMMEYFDESIVLLAKLLCWDLEEFVYTFCKLHSARPAPITSLVRKRIDTLNPGDVKLYAHFNRTFWEMVDAYDGDFEADLRAFRRIQRNVVHDCEDAKWKDFNCINLKYDAHQLRGRLYNKQLQWICPRNLRHQQIPLSNRTQCKYLLH, translated from the exons ATGAAGCCAAGGACCGGTTTACTTTGTGACCGCAGAAACAAAAGAG GTTTAAGGAAAACGTTTGGTATGATACTACTTGCAATGGGCTGTTTTACGCTCTACGTGATTAAAGGTAACAGTACAAGCGATGACGTTGAAAAAACCGTTTCGAACCGTGCTAACAGTCGTTCTAATAC GTCGCAAGCTTCTACACAATTCCTACTGACTCGATCAAGCATCCGTATACCGTGCAAACCGGTgagaaattttgttttcctgAAGACTATGAAAACTGGGGGCAGCACAGTGGCAAGTATATTACATCGACATGCCATAAAGAATGACCTCGTGCTTGTAACGGCTCAGGACAGCCGCCCTTCTATCTTGCCCGACAAGTCACTGAGTAAACCGGCATTGAAGTATCTACGTTACAACTGCAGCGATTTTCCAGGCTATAACTATATAGCAAACCACGTGCATTACAACAGGCAAGCCATGGACTCTGTAATACCTGACGCCAAGTACTTCACCATTCTCCGATCGCCATATGACCAAAGGAGGTCGCAGTTCTACTACACAAGTAAGGATACTGAATACAGCAATAATCGTAACCCTTTTGAAACCTACCTTAATGAACTGAAAGCTGATTATGTACGTGATGGACAGCTCATCCGAGTGATGCGAAATGGTACAAGCCAATTTCATACCCTTGGCTTCCTGCCGAAATACCATACCAACGATACGGCGGTGGCATTAAAACTTATTGAATTAGAAAGGGAGCTGGATTTAGTCATGATGATGGAATACTTCGACGAATCGATTGTTCTTCTTGCCAAGCTACTCTGTTGGGACCTGGAAGAATTTGTATACACGTTTTGCAAGTTGCACTCTGCAAGACCAGCACCGATAACTTCTTTGGTAAGAAAAAGAATAGATACACTTAATCCGGGTGACGTGAAATTGTACGCCCACTTCAACCGTACATTTTGGGAAATGGTTGACGCCTACGACGGCGATTTTGAAGCGGATTTGAGAGCATTTCGACGGATACAAAGAAACGTGGTCCATGATTGTGAGGATGCAAAATGGAAAGATTTCAACTGCATCAATTTAAAGTACGATGCCCACCAACTTCGGGGAAGGCTATACAACAAACAGCTACAATGGATTTGCCCAAGGAATCTCAGACACCAGCAAATACCATTGAGCAACAGAACTCAATGCAAATACCTTTTGCATTGA